Part of the Mycolicibacterium mageritense genome is shown below.
CGGCCTCCTCGGGGTGGGCCGCCTCGCCGAGCATCGTCACGATGCTGGTAGCTATGGGTTCGCCGTTGTCGTCGGTGACCTCGGCGCGGATCTCGCAGATCACGGTGCCGTGCGATTCGATGACCGAATCCAGGTACGAGTCGAACCACAGCCGGTCGCCGACCTTGATCGGCCGGTGGAAGATCAGCTTCTGGTCGCGGTGCAGCACACGCTCCAGATTGATGGGCACGTCGAACTTGTCGAACAGGTCCAACTGGACCCGGCGCCCGGCGACCGCGAGGAACGTCAGCGACGCGACGACCGAGTCGTGGCCGTACTCCTTGGCCGATTCCTCGCTGTAGTGCGCGGGATGGTCGTCCTTGACCGCGGCCGCGAACTCACGAACCTTCTCCCGGTCGACCTGGAAG
Proteins encoded:
- a CDS encoding FAS1-like dehydratase domain-containing protein, which translates into the protein MSIAADIIGTHYRYPDYFQVDREKVREFAAAVKDDHPAHYSEESAKEYGHDSVVASLTFLAVAGRRVQLDLFDKFDVPINLERVLHRDQKLIFHRPIKVGDRLWFDSYLDSVIESHGTVICEIRAEVTDDNGEPIATSIVTMLGEAAHPEEAGEISSQIAAARDAAIAKMIAGQKSGA